Proteins encoded by one window of Sphingosinicella sp. BN140058:
- the pip gene encoding prolyl aminopeptidase: protein MLDVGDGHRLYWEQSGNPEGKPAVFLHGGPGAGCSPDHRRLFDPRRWNVLLFDQRGCGRSTPHASLEANTTWHLVDDIERLREMAGVDQWLVFGGSWGSTLALAYAETHPTRTSALVLRGIFAMRQREIDWFYQDGAASIFPDAWEAFLAPIPDEERGDLVEAYRKRLTGDDAEARLAAAKAWSAWEGSTVRLMPDPNLVAAVTAERFAVAIARIENHYMVNRGWMEEGQLLRDAGKLRDIAGVIVQGRYDACTPPVTAWDLHRAWPEAELHIIPDAGHSYNEPGILDRLVRATDQFA, encoded by the coding sequence ATGCTCGACGTCGGCGACGGCCATCGCCTCTACTGGGAACAGAGCGGCAATCCGGAGGGCAAGCCCGCCGTCTTCCTGCACGGCGGCCCCGGCGCGGGCTGCAGCCCGGATCACCGCCGCCTGTTCGATCCGCGGCGCTGGAACGTGCTGCTGTTCGACCAGCGCGGCTGCGGCCGCTCGACCCCGCATGCGAGCCTGGAGGCGAACACCACCTGGCATCTGGTGGACGATATCGAGCGGCTTCGCGAGATGGCGGGCGTCGACCAATGGCTGGTCTTCGGCGGCAGCTGGGGATCGACCCTGGCGCTCGCTTATGCCGAGACCCATCCGACGCGGACCAGCGCGCTGGTGCTCCGCGGTATCTTCGCGATGCGCCAGCGCGAGATCGACTGGTTCTACCAGGACGGCGCCGCGTCGATCTTTCCCGACGCCTGGGAAGCCTTCCTCGCGCCGATCCCGGACGAGGAGCGCGGCGATCTGGTGGAGGCCTATCGCAAGCGGCTGACCGGCGACGATGCCGAGGCGCGTCTCGCCGCCGCCAAGGCGTGGAGCGCGTGGGAAGGCTCGACCGTCCGGCTGATGCCCGATCCCAACCTCGTCGCGGCGGTGACCGCGGAACGCTTCGCCGTCGCGATCGCGCGGATCGAGAACCACTACATGGTCAATCGCGGCTGGATGGAGGAAGGGCAATTGCTCCGCGACGCCGGCAAGCTGAGGGACATAGCCGGCGTCATCGTCCAGGGACGCTACGATGCCTGCACGCCGCCGGTCACTGCCTGGGACCTGCACCGCGCCTGGCCCGAGGCCGAGCTCCACATCATCCCCGATGCCGGCCACAGCTATAACGAGCCCGGCATCCTCGATCGCCTGGTCCGCGCCACCGACCAGTTCGCCTGA
- a CDS encoding AbrB/MazE/SpoVT family DNA-binding domain-containing protein: MTIRTIDIKVASNGRMVLPLSVRKAMGLHGDTKVILTIEEDEVRLSPIARGVSRAQALYREHAKAVRTTDDFLSDRKAEALADTSDADAPGPKKVSK; encoded by the coding sequence GTGACGATAAGAACCATAGACATCAAGGTAGCCAGCAATGGCCGTATGGTCCTGCCCCTGTCGGTGCGGAAGGCTATGGGCCTACACGGGGACACGAAGGTCATCCTCACCATCGAGGAGGACGAAGTGCGACTGTCGCCGATCGCCCGCGGTGTCTCTCGCGCGCAAGCCCTTTACCGGGAACATGCCAAGGCGGTGCGTACGACCGATGACTTCCTGAGCGACCGGAAAGCGGAAGCGCTCGCGGACACAAGCGACGCTGATGCTCCAGGTCCGAAGAAGGTATCCAAGTGA
- a CDS encoding type II toxin-antitoxin system VapC family toxin: MTSVVFDASAVLALVRDEPGADKVVPHIGRAAISAVNLQEVVKELLLSGLDEPTVRELLNELRLDARAHDVEAAYAAAALHAQTKEFGRGLGDRSCLALAMQLGAPALTADRDWKKVKVKNLKIEHIR; this comes from the coding sequence GTGACCTCGGTCGTCTTCGATGCATCCGCGGTGTTGGCGCTTGTCCGGGATGAGCCGGGCGCCGACAAGGTCGTGCCCCATATCGGACGTGCCGCGATCTCGGCGGTCAACCTTCAGGAGGTCGTCAAAGAGCTGCTCCTGAGCGGCCTGGATGAGCCTACCGTACGCGAGTTGCTGAACGAGCTACGCCTCGACGCTCGCGCCCATGACGTCGAAGCCGCATACGCCGCCGCGGCACTGCACGCGCAGACAAAGGAATTTGGGCGCGGCCTCGGCGATCGCTCCTGCCTTGCGTTGGCGATGCAGCTCGGCGCGCCGGCTCTGACAGCTGATCGCGACTGGAAGAAGGTCAAAGTGAAGAACCTCAAGATCGAGCACATCCGCTAG
- a CDS encoding glutamate--cysteine ligase: MTTRTETTRQDPLIESRDDLLAPFRKGEKPEADWRIGTEHEKFVYRRADHRAPSYDEPGGIRDLLKAMTEFGWSPVEEGGNVIALAGPDGNVSLEPAGQLELSGAPLENLHLTCQEAGRHLNQVKAVGDRLGLGFLGLGMWPDKSRAELPTMPKGRYAIMLRHMPRVGTLGLDMMLRTCTIQVNLDYASEADMAQKFRVGLALQPLATALFANSPFTEGKPNGFQSFRSHIWSDTDPARTGMLPFVFEDGFGYERYVDYALDVPMYFVYRDGAYIDAAGLSFRDFLKGELSVLPGEKPKLSDWNDHLSTAFPEVRLKSFLEMRGADGGRWNRICALPALWVGLLYDQGALDAAWDEVKHWSLEERQQLRDAVPERGLQAKTPSGESLRDLGARVLDIAEAGLKARARLNGAGDDETGFLGPLREIVKRGTSPAQLLLDHYHGAWGGDVSRVYEEMSF; this comes from the coding sequence ATGACGACGCGCACCGAAACGACCCGCCAGGACCCGCTGATCGAGAGCCGGGACGACCTGCTCGCGCCCTTCCGCAAGGGCGAGAAGCCCGAGGCCGATTGGCGGATCGGCACCGAGCATGAGAAATTCGTCTACCGCCGCGCCGACCATCGCGCCCCCTCCTATGACGAGCCGGGCGGAATCCGCGATCTGCTCAAGGCGATGACCGAATTCGGCTGGAGCCCGGTCGAGGAGGGCGGCAACGTCATCGCGCTCGCCGGGCCCGACGGCAATGTCAGCCTCGAGCCGGCCGGCCAGCTCGAACTGTCGGGCGCGCCGCTCGAGAACCTTCATCTCACCTGCCAGGAGGCGGGCCGGCACCTCAACCAGGTGAAGGCGGTCGGCGACAGGCTCGGCCTCGGCTTCCTCGGTCTCGGCATGTGGCCGGACAAGAGCCGCGCGGAGCTGCCGACCATGCCCAAGGGGCGTTATGCGATCATGCTGCGGCACATGCCGCGGGTCGGCACGCTCGGCCTCGACATGATGCTGCGCACCTGCACCATCCAAGTGAATCTCGATTATGCCAGCGAAGCCGACATGGCGCAGAAATTCCGGGTCGGCCTCGCCCTGCAGCCGCTCGCCACCGCCTTGTTCGCCAATTCGCCGTTCACCGAGGGCAAGCCGAACGGCTTCCAGTCGTTCCGCAGCCACATCTGGTCCGACACCGATCCCGCCCGCACCGGCATGCTGCCCTTCGTGTTCGAGGACGGCTTCGGCTATGAGCGCTATGTCGACTATGCGCTCGATGTGCCGATGTACTTCGTCTATCGCGACGGCGCCTATATCGATGCCGCCGGCCTCTCCTTCCGCGACTTCCTGAAGGGAGAATTGTCGGTCCTGCCCGGCGAGAAGCCGAAGCTTTCCGACTGGAACGATCATCTTTCCACCGCCTTCCCCGAAGTGCGGCTGAAGAGCTTCCTCGAGATGCGCGGCGCGGATGGCGGCCGCTGGAACCGGATCTGCGCGCTGCCCGCTCTATGGGTCGGCCTGCTCTACGATCAGGGCGCGCTCGATGCCGCCTGGGACGAGGTCAAGCATTGGTCGCTGGAGGAACGCCAGCAGCTGCGCGACGCGGTGCCCGAGCGCGGCCTGCAGGCGAAGACACCGTCAGGCGAGAGCCTGCGCGATCTCGGCGCCCGCGTGCTCGACATCGCCGAGGCCGGACTCAAGGCGCGCGCACGCCTCAACGGCGCCGGCGACGACGAGACCGGCTTCCTCGGGCCACTGCGCGAGATCGTCAAGCGCGGCACCAGTCCGGCGCAGCTGCTGCTCGATCATTATCATGGCGCCTGGGGCGGGGACGTCTCCCGGGTCTACGAGGAGATGAGCTTCTGA
- a CDS encoding 16S rRNA (uracil(1498)-N(3))-methyltransferase, whose translation MGATPAWPPSSLPRLFVAAPLAAGTAVTLDGAPANYLGKVLRLAPGAQLKLFDDVTGEWLAEIAEAGKRRVTLTIVEQLRPREPVPDLWLLFAPLKRDPIDWLVEKATELGVARLLPVVTRRTIVDRVNLDRLRANSIEAAEQCERTALPFLDAPEKLTTMLRAWPADRILFFADETGGEPFATAAAAGGGRAAILIGPEGGFTDEERSAIRALPQARGVALGPRILRAETAALAAAAVWMAAAGDWTASPTR comes from the coding sequence ATGGGAGCAACCCCCGCCTGGCCGCCGTCGAGCCTCCCGCGGCTGTTCGTCGCGGCGCCGCTCGCCGCCGGCACCGCCGTCACCCTGGACGGTGCCCCGGCCAATTATCTCGGCAAGGTGCTCCGCCTCGCCCCAGGCGCGCAGCTGAAGCTGTTCGACGACGTCACCGGCGAATGGCTGGCGGAAATCGCCGAGGCCGGCAAGAGAAGGGTGACGCTCACCATCGTCGAGCAGCTCCGCCCGCGCGAGCCGGTGCCGGACCTCTGGCTGCTGTTCGCACCGCTGAAGCGCGATCCGATCGACTGGCTGGTCGAGAAAGCGACAGAACTCGGAGTCGCCCGGCTGCTGCCGGTCGTCACCCGGCGCACGATCGTCGACCGGGTCAATCTCGACCGCCTTCGCGCCAACAGCATCGAGGCCGCCGAGCAATGCGAGCGCACCGCGCTTCCATTTCTCGACGCCCCCGAGAAACTGACGACAATGCTGCGCGCCTGGCCCGCGGACCGCATTCTGTTCTTCGCCGACGAGACGGGAGGCGAGCCGTTCGCGACCGCGGCGGCAGCGGGCGGCGGTCGCGCGGCCATCCTGATCGGTCCGGAAGGCGGCTTCACCGACGAGGAACGCAGCGCGATCCGGGCGCTCCCCCAGGCGCGCGGCGTGGCGCTCGGCCCGCGCATCCTTCGTGCCGAGACGGCGGCGCTGGCCGCGGCGGCGGTGTGGATGGCGGCAGCCGGCGATTGGACCGCATCGCCCACCCGCTGA
- a CDS encoding phosphocholine-specific phospholipase C — protein MTSIPRRTLLKGGLGAAALAALPPSIARALAIPADVRTGTIRDVDHVVILMQENRSFDHYFGTLRGVRGFADPHPIPLPGDARTIWEQAAGTGPGARRVAPFHLATASDWALMRMEGTPHSWPDAQRAWDQGRMADWPAHKTERAMGHYRREDLPFQFALADAFTICDAYHCSAQTGTNTNRLFLWTGTNDPAGRHGGPAIANSHDSFPRDGGAAEPYTWTTYPERLQAAGIDWRIYQDMADNFTDNPLVGFAAYRAAQDRAAGADAELRERALTTRGLDRLRADALAGTLPQVSWIIATAAGSEHPGPSSPAQGAAYTAEVLDALTADPTVWGRTALLVMFDENDGFFDHVPPPAPPSRDPDAPGGLAGASTVTTAGDYHDVASAADAKDDLAELRGRPYGLGPRVPCYIVSPWSRGGWVNSEVFDHTSVLRFLERRFGVAEPNISPWRRAVCGDLTSAFDFANPNRGRPAALPDPRPAARRAAAILGQVAPAAPAKAQPLRQEPGTRPARPLPYDLDVGEARAGGTLRLTFHARGATGAVFHVYDRHALERLPRRYTVEGGKQLTGVWESHGPDGGYDLWVLGPNGFHRHFVGDAGDAAIAGSLSWELDRGARQINLKGADPAAFVVSPAARHAAHHAAWPGTSARTPLWSLDATEGWYDLLLTSPAAPRFARRIAGRLETGA, from the coding sequence ATGACCTCCATTCCCCGCCGCACCCTGCTGAAAGGCGGCCTCGGCGCCGCCGCTCTCGCCGCTCTGCCGCCGTCGATCGCCCGCGCGCTCGCCATTCCTGCTGACGTGCGCACCGGCACGATCCGCGACGTAGACCACGTCGTCATCCTGATGCAGGAGAATCGGAGCTTCGACCATTATTTCGGCACCCTGCGCGGGGTGCGGGGCTTCGCCGATCCGCATCCGATACCGCTGCCCGGCGACGCTCGCACAATCTGGGAGCAGGCGGCCGGCACCGGGCCGGGGGCCCGCCGGGTCGCCCCCTTCCACCTCGCCACCGCCAGCGACTGGGCGCTGATGCGGATGGAGGGAACGCCGCACAGCTGGCCCGATGCGCAGCGCGCCTGGGACCAGGGCCGGATGGCGGACTGGCCGGCGCACAAGACCGAGCGTGCGATGGGCCATTATCGCCGCGAGGATCTGCCCTTCCAGTTCGCGCTCGCCGATGCCTTCACGATCTGCGACGCCTATCATTGCTCGGCGCAGACCGGCACCAACACCAACCGGCTGTTCCTGTGGACCGGCACCAACGATCCCGCCGGCCGCCACGGCGGCCCGGCGATCGCCAATTCGCACGACAGCTTCCCCAGGGACGGCGGCGCCGCCGAACCTTACACGTGGACCACCTACCCCGAGCGGCTGCAGGCGGCCGGGATCGACTGGCGCATCTACCAGGACATGGCCGACAATTTCACCGACAATCCCCTGGTCGGCTTCGCCGCCTATCGGGCGGCACAGGACCGCGCCGCCGGCGCCGACGCGGAGCTGCGGGAGCGGGCGCTGACCACGCGCGGGCTCGACAGGCTGCGTGCGGACGCGCTCGCCGGAACCTTGCCGCAAGTGTCCTGGATCATCGCCACCGCCGCCGGCTCCGAGCATCCGGGCCCGTCGAGCCCGGCCCAGGGCGCCGCTTATACCGCGGAGGTGCTCGACGCGCTCACCGCCGACCCGACAGTGTGGGGCCGCACCGCCCTTCTCGTGATGTTCGACGAGAATGACGGCTTCTTCGATCATGTCCCGCCGCCGGCGCCGCCCTCGCGCGACCCCGACGCGCCGGGCGGCCTCGCCGGCGCGTCGACCGTCACCACCGCCGGCGACTATCACGACGTGGCGAGCGCGGCCGACGCCAAGGACGACCTCGCCGAGCTGCGCGGCCGCCCATACGGCCTCGGCCCGCGCGTACCCTGCTACATCGTGTCGCCGTGGAGCCGCGGCGGCTGGGTCAATTCGGAGGTGTTCGATCACACGTCCGTCCTCCGCTTCCTGGAACGGCGGTTCGGCGTGGCCGAGCCCAACATCTCGCCCTGGCGCCGCGCCGTCTGCGGCGACCTCACCTCCGCTTTCGACTTCGCCAACCCCAATCGAGGCCGCCCGGCCGCCTTGCCCGACCCGCGCCCCGCCGCCCGCCGGGCCGCCGCGATCCTGGGTCAGGTGGCCCCGGCGGCGCCCGCGAAGGCGCAGCCGCTCCGGCAAGAGCCGGGCACCAGGCCGGCTCGCCCCCTCCCCTACGATCTCGACGTCGGCGAAGCCCGCGCCGGCGGCACCCTTCGCCTCACCTTCCACGCCCGGGGCGCAACCGGCGCGGTCTTTCACGTCTACGACCGCCACGCTTTGGAACGCCTGCCGCGCCGCTACACGGTGGAGGGCGGCAAGCAACTGACCGGCGTCTGGGAGAGCCACGGGCCGGATGGCGGCTACGATCTCTGGGTGCTCGGCCCGAACGGCTTCCACCGCCACTTCGTCGGCGACGCCGGCGATGCGGCGATAGCGGGCAGCCTGTCGTGGGAGCTGGACCGGGGCGCACGGCAGATCAACCTGAAGGGCGCCGATCCCGCCGCCTTCGTCGTTTCACCCGCCGCGCGGCACGCAGCGCATCATGCCGCCTGGCCCGGCACCAGCGCCCGGACCCCGCTTTGGTCGCTCGATGCGACGGAGGGCTGGTACGATCTCCTCCTGACCAGCCCCGCCGCGCCGCGCTTCGCCCGGAGGATCGCCGGGCGACTAGAGACCGGCGCTTGA